The DNA region ACGGGGCAGTAGGGCAAAGAGCTGTGGGAAGGTTGCTAACTTTGTGATAGAATACGATCCAGCTAATGCCCTCATGACAAACACGTTTCCGCAGCCAGGTGCTGGCCTTCCAGGGATGCTTTCTTTCGGCGAAATATTTGCTCAGAGCCAACCGAAACAGCACAACAACTCCCACCGGTCTAAGGGGCAGGGTGGGAACCGCGGCGGTCGCCAAAagcgaggtggtggggacaGATCAACTTTCTCAGCAGAGGGACCAGTAAGTGATCGGACCAAGTCGACCATCGTGGTGGAGAGCATCCCAGAGGAAAACTTTGACGAGGATCAAGTTAGAGACTTTTTCAGCCAGTTTGGGAACATCCTCGTGGTGAAGATGTATCCATACAAGAGACTGGCCGTGGTCAAGTTTGACTGCTGGGAGGCTGCCAATGCAGCGTACAAGTCGCCAAAGGTCATCTTTGAGAACCGATTTGTGAAGGTGTTCTGGTTTAAGGACGAGGAACAAATTGCGCCACCTCCTGGGAAACAGGGTGGAGGTGTGAATGGGGGTGCCTCTGGGCAAGGGGGAGAGGCACCACCGGAGAATGTGCCGCTGACCGAGGAGCAGTTGGAGGAGATTAGGAAACGGCAGGAGGAAGCGCAGAAGGTATTTGaggagaagatgaggaagagggaggagttagaaagaaaacagaagGACATTGATGAGCGGCAGAAGGAGCTTCTTGCTGCCCAGGAGGAATTGAAGGCGAAGCTGGCGAAGAAAGGGGAGAgtgtgggggatggggaaggtgagggttCGACGTCAAAGCAGCCTATGACGCAGTCAGAAGCTCTGAGGGCTCAATTGGCtcggttggaggaggaagctagGCAGATCGGGCTCGATCCCCATGCCGAaatggatggggaggaagggttaGAGGCCAGCTGGGGTGCTCCGAGAGGGGGTTACTATGGCCGTGGAAGGGGGGCTCCGTGGCGAGGAGGCTTTGTTCCTCGGGCTCGCGGATTTGCGTCGAGAGGGTTCCGGGGGGGGGTTCGTGGGAGAGCCGACGTTCACGCGGCTTATGCGGCTTATTCGCTTGATAACAGACcaaagagggtggtggtttcggGTGTGGATTTCACAGAGGGCCAAAGGGACGAGGTGCTTCGGCAGTATCTCTTTGTGAGTTTTTACCTCTTCTTATCTGTCTGTCATCTTATTAACATGACATCCCAGGGCGTTGGCGAATTCACCCACATCAGCCACAGCTCCAGCCCCCCAACAACCGAAATAACCTTCAAGGACCGCAAGACAGCCGAGAAGTTCTACAACAGCGTCAGCCTCAACGATTACACCATCCCCGAGATCGAAGAGCAGGTCGAGTTGTCATGGGCTAGTgcctcatcctcttcgacGGCACTGTCGACGCCTACGGCAAGCGGGTTCAGCCACGTCAATGGTGTCGCTACGAATAAGTCCACTGGGGCCACCGCTCAGAACGGTGATGAGGACGGACATGATCAGGATCATGATGGGGAGAGTGTCGATGACGATAGGGACGTCAGGATACTGCTTGACCATCAGCCGGAGCAAGAGAAGGATAAGGACAGGGAGCAGAATGAGATGGATTATGaggttgctgatgatgcGGATCAGTGGTATTAGCACTACCACCGTTCTGGAAGATAGGCGGGTGTCTCATTGGGGGTGACAGAGGGGGATAAGGAGGCTGAGGGTGTTGTGAATTCATGTATATATTATTGGGGTAGGGTTGTTGGATCATTGCTTGGTATGCATGAAAGGCTTGGTGTGGGTTTCTTCCGTTGCTGGCTGCTCTGAATGGGGATAATCGGTGGGTATATTCATCCGAGGGATGAGGGTGGGATGGATACACTGGGAAAATGTATGGATATGGGTGGCTGTTGTCTTGTGTATGGTTTACGCCTTGGACATTTTGGCCTGGGTGATAGCGATGGCTTTCCCTGCTGGATGAAAAGTCCTATCAGGCAATCTTGAACGGAAAAGAGTTTGATCACAACTGTCTGAGCCCATGTCAAGTAGAGTTCGTACCACGACAAACATGCTTCAAAAACCTCATAGGCAGAAAGGCCATCGTCACTTCACAATTTGTCGACAAAGACCCCGTCCTCCACGAAATGCCAAGTAATTGACCTTGAAATTCCATATATAATGCCACAACCTCGCCTACTCTttcacatacgaccatatCCAGCTGAAAgctcgggatcccgtccgctctcccctcgATAAGCAGCTGAGAGCCGAaccagtactcaggtgggtgaccactggggaatcctcggtgttgtatgtttttttggTCTATTTCCCCCCCCTAAGCCCTTTTCTAAGGGCTTAGCATTTACTACATATTCACCATCCGGCTCCTTGATTGCTTTATCTTGGAGTGTCAAGACATGTTGACACGAAGGATTAAGCATAGTGGGTGGACGAGGTAGCACGGCATTTCACTAGTGCGGTTGCTTTTGGAAGCTGCACCGGCACATCACCTGCCTCCCACGTTTGAAGATAGACAGCTTGCAGGTGAGCCCCCATCTTTAGGAAGAAATATACCTCATGATTCCTGGATACAAAATGTGGGATGAGACAGCGGGAGCAGCCGTCATACCCCACGGGATTCCTCATGCAGAGAGCAGCACTGCGGCTGAGCGCTCAAGAGGGAAGGACGTTGAGGTGTGGCGTATGCAGCTTgcgaaaagggggaaggtggGCGGTGGGTTGTTATCAGATGGGCTTCATGAGGGAGGGACATGATGCCATTAAGTTGAGGCAACGACTTGCAGATAAAAACGATGATTCATCATGGCAATCTCTAGCTTAGCTgcccaacctcatccctATCTTCAAACACTGCCCGCTTATCACCTGCCGAAATGTTGTTCTCTACCGCCCTGCTGGCACTCCTCCCAGCAGTCCTCGCGGTCCCTGCTCCATTGATTCAACCCCGCGACCCGTCTGCTAAGCTCATCCCAGGTAAATACATTGTCAAGTTCAAAGATGATTCCTCCGACGTCCTGATCAGCAAGGCCCTTGGTGGTCGAAAGCCTGATTACCTTTACAAATCCAAAG from Podospora pseudopauciseta strain CBS 411.78 chromosome 6, whole genome shotgun sequence includes:
- a CDS encoding hypothetical protein (COG:A; EggNog:ENOG503NY31), which encodes MLFPEEHENDLKLFLVQKIEKTPDADEVDAEVLADYVLALLKHDGDVESVRQTCVASLPDFLGEGTKQFVDGILEAITFKTYLPNALPPPPPPPPMMGLLYDDDQAGNGYLRQAQAAGQQNNGFGGGGGGNRKRGYNDLDSPATGAEAYHAPAFKQPRRGSAGRGFEQSLPGSSGGGFLDPEYAAKFMFNVLNQPEFMAAAAQNGGGGGGRNKKKKRAPKCRDYVNKGVCPRGFNCRFDHSSDDPAGFGGGGGFGQVEEYDPANALMTNTFPQPGAGLPGMLSFGEIFAQSQPKQHNNSHRSKGQGGNRGGRQKRGGGDRSTFSAEGPVSDRTKSTIVVESIPEENFDEDQVRDFFSQFGNILVVKMYPYKRLAVVKFDCWEAANAAYKSPKVIFENRFVKVFWFKDEEQIAPPPGKQGGGVNGGASGQGGEAPPENVPLTEEQLEEIRKRQEEAQKVFEEKMRKREELERKQKDIDERQKELLAAQEELKAKLAKKGESVGDGEGEGSTSKQPMTQSEALRAQLARLEEEARQIGLDPHAEMDGEEGLEASWGAPRGGYYGRGRGAPWRGGFVPRARGFASRGFRGGVRGRADVHAAYAAYSLDNRPKRVVVSGVDFTEGQRDEVLRQYLFGVGEFTHISHSSSPPTTEITFKDRKTAEKFYNSVSLNDYTIPEIEEQVELSWASASSSSTALSTPTASGFSHVNGVATNKSTGATAQNGDEDGHDQDHDGESVDDDRDVRILLDHQPEQEKDKDREQNEMDYEVADDADQWY